Proteins encoded in a region of the Marinobacter arenosus genome:
- the plsY gene encoding glycerol-3-phosphate 1-O-acyltransferase PlsY, with amino-acid sequence MTLPSDPVLTVLLCAAAYLAGSVLFALHVSRLWKLPDPRALGSGNPGATNVYRTGGWPPALATLVLDAAKGWLPVWLAHASGLSVMAQAMVALFAVTGHMIPVFYHFKGGKGVATALGAGLALAPVTTLVMAAIWLLVMWRWRISALASLIAIISGPIISAFIEPKTLPLFGLLAILIVVRHRNNLIRLAQGRETGL; translated from the coding sequence ATGACCCTGCCCAGCGATCCGGTTTTAACCGTCCTGCTCTGTGCCGCGGCCTACCTTGCCGGTTCCGTGCTGTTTGCCCTGCACGTGAGCCGGCTCTGGAAGCTGCCGGACCCACGGGCCCTTGGCTCAGGCAATCCCGGTGCCACCAATGTCTACCGCACTGGCGGCTGGCCACCAGCCCTCGCGACACTGGTTCTGGACGCAGCCAAAGGCTGGCTACCGGTCTGGCTGGCCCACGCCAGTGGGCTCTCGGTGATGGCACAGGCCATGGTGGCCCTGTTCGCGGTTACCGGCCACATGATTCCCGTGTTCTACCATTTCAAAGGCGGCAAGGGCGTGGCGACAGCGCTGGGCGCCGGCCTGGCCCTGGCCCCGGTAACCACCCTGGTGATGGCAGCGATCTGGCTGCTTGTGATGTGGCGCTGGCGGATTTCTGCCCTGGCATCCCTGATCGCCATCATCAGCGGCCCGATCATCAGCGCCTTTATCGAGCCCAAAACCCTGCCCTTGTTTGGTCTGCTGGCGATTCTGATCGTGGTTCGCCACCGCAATAACCTGATTCGGCTGGCCCAGGGCCGGGAAACCGGGCTTTAG
- the aupA gene encoding alkane uptake protein AupA gives MASNSRFSVRAMSLAVATISASLSMSANASMGNLGTTYGVMPVDVATAQSLSMFNDQVSATYYNPAYLTKDARGELTTGILHAEQELRSANPNADGDVLSNSPSQHVLIGMKTNLGSITRFDHPIYLGFIAGVEKYGKEMLAFSSETTESGQFLQYGKEPLFLNIGGATSLWRGISAGASVRVTLEAAAKLDAVSTLGGETSRERLSVNAEPSLKTILGTNIDLGSTFCPGSDCFLNGWETALTYRTKSAASTAIDSNIIVTQTIPDPGLSLAVSTIDSFQPETFAIGTQYRGENWRVGGSIEQQNWSELEDEFAADTIKDQQSAAPSDRIRFDDILIPRLGAEYELNKNFALRAGVAFEESPLKSTRNPEINYLDTDKIVVGLGLSATYDRTRLLAHPVRLDIGYQYQQLQERDFTLVDYDGNETDVTADGDVHVISGSITLKF, from the coding sequence ATGGCTTCCAACTCCCGGTTTTCTGTACGGGCGATGTCCCTTGCCGTTGCAACAATTTCTGCCAGCCTTTCCATGTCAGCCAACGCCAGTATGGGCAACCTCGGGACTACCTACGGGGTCATGCCGGTGGACGTCGCGACTGCGCAATCGCTTTCCATGTTCAACGACCAGGTTTCGGCCACCTATTACAACCCGGCCTATCTCACCAAGGACGCCCGCGGTGAGCTCACCACCGGCATTCTTCACGCCGAGCAGGAATTGCGGTCCGCCAATCCGAATGCCGATGGGGATGTGCTCTCCAACTCCCCGAGTCAGCACGTGCTGATTGGCATGAAGACCAACCTCGGCTCAATTACCCGTTTTGACCATCCGATCTACCTTGGCTTTATTGCCGGTGTCGAAAAATATGGCAAAGAGATGCTGGCCTTCAGTTCGGAAACCACTGAAAGCGGGCAGTTTCTGCAGTACGGCAAGGAGCCGCTTTTCCTGAATATTGGGGGTGCGACATCCCTCTGGCGCGGCATATCCGCCGGTGCGTCGGTTCGTGTCACCCTGGAAGCGGCCGCCAAACTCGATGCGGTCTCAACACTGGGTGGTGAAACCAGTCGCGAGCGACTGTCTGTCAACGCGGAGCCTTCGCTGAAGACCATCCTCGGCACCAACATTGATCTGGGCAGCACTTTCTGCCCGGGTTCCGACTGCTTCCTCAATGGCTGGGAAACCGCCCTCACCTATCGGACCAAGTCCGCCGCCTCCACGGCCATCGATTCCAACATCATCGTGACCCAGACCATTCCAGATCCAGGCCTGAGCCTCGCGGTGTCGACCATCGATTCGTTTCAGCCAGAGACTTTCGCAATCGGTACACAATACCGGGGCGAGAACTGGCGCGTGGGTGGCTCTATCGAGCAGCAGAACTGGTCAGAGCTGGAGGATGAGTTCGCCGCCGATACCATCAAGGACCAGCAGTCTGCCGCCCCCAGCGATCGAATCCGGTTCGATGACATCCTGATTCCCCGGCTCGGTGCGGAATATGAGCTCAACAAGAACTTTGCCCTGCGTGCGGGCGTGGCGTTCGAGGAATCCCCCCTCAAGTCCACCCGCAATCCCGAGATTAACTATCTGGACACCGACAAGATTGTCGTGGGTCTTGGCCTGAGTGCGACCTACGACCGCACCCGCCTGCTCGCACATCCGGTGCGCCTGGACATTGGCTATCAATACCAGCAACTCCAGGAACGGGATTTTACCCTGGTGGACTACGACGGTAACGAAACCGACGTAACCGCCGACGGCGATGTTCATGTAATCAGCGGCTCCATCACCCTGAAGTTCTGA
- a CDS encoding Ig-like domain-containing protein: MKYNKTLALIPAMLLAACGGEEQTMNEPATPGSVVYSYPADGQSGISPKASIVVRFSHAISDEEADLQQKILVTDGTTPVTFTVTKVDGGRSLKLTPSSELATGTEYSVTFTDPLLAAGAREVSTPNAQGPEGIQFSTRGGFTGIAGLDNLSGEFAVAELIPSPDNQFKPMNFSTFRLTLTHPVHPEWREMGGQITLENAAGETVPATVLVDQRRITVDPCTVESKELCGSKDDALTAGETYTLRIQGLPSHTSAGVLDFTQEFTPRETGPTVVLFQEVIDSGLLAGSDESAAQTSLLNGQIINGVTLNSVLQGVAGPSQQTGGLFAELAYAPSFSADEPLPLRVPKGSVLTSSSLDVKINGSVPVLDASTGQLQTTGDINVTMLSDATGYLSPNPYTDDLSAPRHVKLFMDVAMNTEAAQPNASLSQDLLGVELSGIALVKDGVLTIDAIGVVEPELLGQEYTDSTIAFRIEAATDADSVLDAAQLRTLDTTSPQLVSWMPGPADAIPATRQSMQRPGDPVILNFDEPLDPETVASGITVIEGATALPNEDVETKLDGTVVVINPKGGLKHGVGYSVQIDSSLTDLAGNGATAQSIEFSLPALSDGTEADPASPIALTTYPGFPCVTTAVDLNARTHGQCVDDAPNGPEGDVLPVTTLPADRPIVVVFSQSMDLASIRSGETFVVEKVAADGTYLSDVSGRLETNNQRIRFYPDQPWEQGSFYRYTLASGTVVNDCANAVCSEAGYPLQTDLLVNPEDVGGPDLTIYFEGAEERQSVFTPLRNLPIRDVNSNYVIDCPTLGGTDCLEPFNHDVHETDGFKPSANAAKLAVTDKTATVLGAPAGASVGCSADETCPESKFIYQTYGLNTEVVGPAVDEETGKQGVRVLLYPTMLATTSATVVLDTLGEQVTGPQILRMRYGKDDPACNDSCARSGLIPGIIVEGENGGPVFKTTAELTLDAPNLVVPLEGALQHNLYAYPFTLELDGDITFFDDGRMQIEQRNSNVPEINVLVSTEDAITGALIDFGSCLGGLLFGDTTACEALLSEDTESTGAVLIPLVIPDQGLYLNFISNPIKEIPAQQ; this comes from the coding sequence ATGAAATACAACAAGACCCTGGCACTGATTCCAGCCATGCTGCTCGCGGCCTGTGGCGGCGAAGAACAGACCATGAACGAGCCGGCCACACCGGGATCGGTGGTCTATTCCTATCCGGCCGACGGGCAATCGGGCATCAGCCCCAAAGCCAGCATCGTCGTCCGCTTTTCCCATGCCATTTCGGACGAAGAAGCGGACCTGCAACAGAAGATTCTGGTGACCGACGGTACCACTCCCGTCACCTTCACCGTCACCAAGGTGGATGGCGGCCGAAGCCTGAAACTGACGCCGTCCAGCGAGCTGGCAACGGGCACCGAGTACTCGGTTACCTTCACTGATCCACTGCTTGCGGCAGGCGCCCGAGAGGTCAGCACCCCGAACGCCCAGGGTCCTGAAGGCATTCAGTTCTCCACACGGGGCGGTTTTACCGGGATCGCCGGGCTGGACAACCTGAGCGGTGAATTCGCCGTTGCGGAACTGATTCCCTCCCCAGACAATCAGTTCAAGCCGATGAACTTCTCCACCTTCCGGCTCACGCTGACCCATCCGGTGCACCCGGAATGGCGTGAAATGGGCGGTCAGATCACTCTGGAAAATGCTGCGGGTGAGACCGTCCCTGCAACGGTACTGGTGGATCAACGCCGGATCACGGTTGATCCCTGCACCGTTGAGTCCAAGGAACTCTGTGGCAGTAAAGACGACGCCCTCACGGCCGGTGAAACCTATACCCTTCGGATCCAGGGTTTGCCAAGCCACACCAGTGCCGGGGTATTGGACTTCACCCAGGAGTTCACTCCCCGTGAGACCGGGCCGACCGTGGTGCTGTTCCAGGAGGTCATTGACTCAGGGCTGCTGGCAGGCAGCGATGAATCCGCCGCCCAGACGTCCCTGCTCAACGGCCAGATCATCAATGGTGTCACCCTGAATTCCGTTCTTCAGGGCGTGGCCGGACCGTCACAGCAAACCGGCGGATTGTTTGCGGAATTGGCGTACGCGCCCTCATTCTCGGCGGACGAGCCGTTACCGCTGCGGGTCCCCAAGGGCAGTGTCCTGACCAGCAGCAGCCTGGATGTGAAGATCAACGGCAGCGTGCCCGTGCTCGACGCCAGCACCGGACAGCTGCAGACGACCGGCGACATTAACGTCACCATGCTCTCCGATGCGACCGGGTACCTGAGCCCCAATCCCTACACCGATGACCTGAGCGCCCCACGTCACGTGAAGCTGTTCATGGATGTGGCCATGAATACCGAGGCGGCGCAACCGAATGCCTCCCTGTCACAGGATCTGCTCGGCGTTGAACTCAGCGGTATTGCCCTGGTGAAGGACGGTGTGCTGACCATCGATGCCATCGGTGTGGTGGAGCCCGAACTCCTGGGCCAGGAGTACACCGATTCCACCATCGCCTTCCGGATCGAAGCCGCAACCGACGCGGACTCGGTTCTCGACGCCGCGCAACTGCGGACCCTGGACACCACCAGCCCGCAATTGGTGAGCTGGATGCCCGGCCCTGCCGACGCCATTCCAGCCACGCGCCAGTCCATGCAACGCCCGGGCGACCCGGTGATCCTGAACTTTGATGAGCCGCTGGATCCTGAGACGGTCGCGAGTGGCATTACCGTCATTGAGGGCGCCACAGCCTTGCCCAACGAAGACGTCGAAACCAAGCTCGACGGCACCGTCGTGGTCATTAACCCAAAGGGCGGGCTCAAGCATGGCGTTGGTTACAGCGTCCAAATCGATTCCAGCCTGACCGATCTTGCGGGCAACGGAGCAACGGCACAGTCAATCGAATTCTCACTGCCTGCGCTCAGCGATGGCACCGAAGCTGATCCAGCATCTCCGATTGCCCTGACCACCTACCCTGGTTTCCCTTGTGTAACCACCGCCGTCGATTTGAATGCCCGGACTCATGGTCAGTGTGTGGATGACGCGCCAAACGGTCCTGAGGGGGACGTATTGCCGGTCACCACCCTACCAGCGGACCGGCCGATCGTGGTGGTCTTCTCTCAGTCCATGGATCTTGCGTCGATTCGTTCTGGCGAAACCTTTGTGGTGGAGAAAGTCGCTGCCGACGGCACTTACCTGAGTGACGTCAGCGGCCGCCTCGAAACCAACAATCAGCGCATTCGCTTCTATCCGGACCAACCCTGGGAGCAAGGCAGCTTCTATCGGTACACCCTTGCCTCAGGCACAGTCGTTAATGACTGCGCCAACGCCGTTTGCTCCGAGGCGGGTTATCCACTGCAAACCGACCTGCTGGTCAACCCGGAAGATGTCGGTGGCCCGGATCTGACCATCTATTTCGAGGGGGCTGAAGAACGCCAGTCAGTGTTTACTCCTCTGAGAAACCTTCCGATTCGGGACGTCAACTCCAACTATGTAATTGACTGCCCCACCCTTGGTGGTACGGATTGCCTGGAACCGTTCAATCACGACGTCCACGAAACCGATGGATTCAAGCCTTCGGCCAATGCGGCAAAACTGGCGGTTACCGACAAAACTGCAACGGTACTGGGCGCGCCTGCCGGAGCCAGCGTGGGCTGCTCGGCCGATGAGACCTGTCCGGAATCCAAGTTCATCTACCAGACCTACGGTCTGAACACAGAGGTGGTCGGTCCAGCCGTGGATGAAGAAACCGGCAAACAGGGTGTTCGGGTGCTGCTGTATCCCACCATGTTGGCAACCACCTCCGCCACGGTGGTTCTGGATACCCTTGGCGAGCAAGTCACTGGCCCCCAGATCCTGCGTATGCGATACGGTAAAGATGATCCCGCCTGCAATGACAGTTGCGCACGCAGCGGATTGATTCCAGGCATCATTGTCGAAGGCGAGAACGGCGGGCCGGTCTTCAAGACCACGGCGGAACTGACACTGGACGCCCCGAACCTGGTCGTTCCCCTGGAGGGCGCTTTGCAGCATAACCTGTACGCCTATCCATTCACTCTTGAACTGGATGGTGACATCACGTTCTTCGATGATGGCCGCATGCAGATCGAACAGAGAAACTCTAATGTTCCCGAAATCAATGTGTTGGTTTCCACTGAAGATGCGATTACTGGAGCGCTGATCGATTTCGGCTCCTGCCTTGGCGGCCTCTTATTTGGCGATACCACGGCCTGCGAAGCCCTCTTGTCTGAAGACACCGAGTCCACGGGGGCCGTACTGATCCCCCTGGTCATCCCGGACCAGGGGCTTTACCTCAACTTCATCTCCAATCCCATAAAGGAAATTCCTGCACAGCAGTAA
- a CDS encoding PEP-CTERM sorting domain-containing protein — protein MKALTQSVVLAASLAWAGSASAYMIGTEDVGGADVLLGETNDLNANPTGTCGTGNSPSTELCWINNLLSSLGGSSTTYEEGDKVETQSYQLVDGSSTVIAFELSSPTQYFFIKNAQWYGLFENTPELDWAVIDTTMLAAGFNLPSDGFTISHIAPIGGTVDVPEPGTLALLGVGLFALGCRRRFMKSRG, from the coding sequence ATGAAGGCATTAACTCAATCTGTGGTTCTGGCTGCAAGCCTCGCCTGGGCTGGCTCGGCTTCGGCCTACATGATCGGAACCGAAGACGTGGGCGGCGCGGACGTGTTGTTGGGGGAAACCAACGACCTGAATGCCAATCCCACTGGCACCTGTGGTACCGGCAACAGCCCGAGCACCGAGCTTTGCTGGATCAATAACTTGCTGTCGAGTCTTGGTGGAAGCTCAACGACGTATGAGGAAGGCGATAAAGTCGAAACTCAGTCGTACCAGTTGGTTGACGGCAGCTCGACTGTCATTGCGTTCGAGCTTTCAAGCCCGACGCAGTACTTCTTTATCAAGAACGCACAGTGGTATGGGCTGTTCGAGAACACCCCTGAGCTTGACTGGGCGGTGATCGACACCACAATGCTCGCCGCCGGGTTCAACCTGCCCAGTGACGGGTTTACGATCAGTCATATTGCACCGATCGGTGGAACCGTCGATGTACCCGAGCCAGGGACCTTGGCTCTGCTGGGGGTTGGCCTCTTTGCCCTCGGATGCCGACGTCGTTTCATGAAATCCAGAGGCTGA
- the tsaD gene encoding tRNA (adenosine(37)-N6)-threonylcarbamoyltransferase complex transferase subunit TsaD, whose product MLILGIETSCDETGVALYDSEQGLLAHALFSQIDMHADYGGVVPELASRDHVRKLLPLCDQVLAEAGKTRTDMDGIAYTAGPGLIGALMVGGSVAHSLGFALGLPVLGVHHMEGHLLAPMLEENPPAFPFVALLVSGGHTQLVRVDGIGAYDMLGESVDDAAGEAFDKTAKMLGLDYPGGPRVAALAEQGTPGRYRFPRPMTDRPGLDFSFSGLKTFTLNTVNAAREAGDLNDQTRADIALAFEAAVVDTLTIKCRRALEHTGCKRLVIAGGVSANKRLRAGLEKMAEKLKAGVFYARPEFCTDNGAMIAYAGAQRLKSGQQDGERIVAVPRWPMNTLPPITEPRSNGLVD is encoded by the coding sequence ATGCTGATTCTTGGTATTGAAACCTCCTGCGACGAAACCGGTGTGGCGCTGTACGACAGCGAGCAGGGGCTGTTAGCCCATGCGCTCTTCAGTCAGATTGATATGCACGCGGATTATGGTGGCGTGGTGCCAGAGCTTGCGTCCCGGGACCATGTTCGCAAGCTGCTTCCCCTGTGCGACCAGGTGCTGGCTGAGGCTGGCAAAACCCGGACAGACATGGACGGCATTGCCTACACCGCCGGCCCCGGCCTGATCGGCGCGCTGATGGTGGGCGGCTCGGTGGCCCACTCTCTGGGGTTTGCGCTGGGGCTGCCGGTTCTCGGTGTTCACCACATGGAAGGGCATTTGCTGGCGCCGATGCTGGAGGAGAATCCGCCGGCGTTCCCGTTCGTGGCCTTGCTGGTTTCCGGCGGCCATACCCAGTTGGTTCGCGTTGATGGCATCGGCGCCTATGACATGTTGGGTGAGTCGGTGGACGATGCCGCGGGCGAGGCATTCGACAAGACCGCCAAGATGCTGGGACTGGATTATCCCGGCGGTCCCCGTGTCGCCGCACTGGCCGAGCAGGGCACCCCGGGGCGCTATCGGTTTCCACGGCCAATGACGGACCGGCCAGGGCTGGATTTCAGCTTTAGCGGCCTGAAGACCTTTACCCTCAATACCGTAAACGCCGCCCGCGAAGCCGGGGATCTCAACGACCAGACCCGGGCCGATATCGCCCTGGCGTTCGAGGCAGCGGTGGTGGATACCCTGACCATCAAATGTCGCCGCGCACTGGAGCACACCGGCTGCAAGCGCCTGGTCATTGCCGGTGGTGTCAGTGCCAACAAGCGCCTGCGCGCCGGGCTGGAAAAAATGGCGGAAAAACTGAAGGCCGGTGTTTTTTACGCGCGGCCGGAGTTCTGCACGGATAACGGTGCCATGATTGCCTACGCCGGGGCCCAACGACTGAAATCGGGCCAGCAGGATGGTGAGCGCATTGTTGCCGTGCCCCGTTGGCCCATGAACACCTTGCCGCCGATCACCGAGCCCCGTTCCAATGGCCTGGTGGACTAA
- the rpoD gene encoding RNA polymerase sigma factor RpoD produces MSGNSQKSRLKDLIARGKEQGYLTYAEVNDHLPEDIADPDQVEDIIRMINDMGIQVTEETPDADTLLMTEGDSTADEAAAAEAAAALAAVETDAGRTTDPVRMYMREMGTVELLTREGEIVIAKRIEEGIRDVMAAVAHFPGTAGTVIQAYDRIIENEGRISDIVTGFLDPDDAEPFMGEETQTESTEDSDSSSDDDDDSSDEETDNGPDPEETRLRFELLKEKLAVADKALAKHGRSDKKTQEALNDLGQVFAPFKLANKAFDELVNVVRSTNDLVRENERAIMQICVRDCKMPRKDFIKSFPGNEVNLDWADKIAKSKKPYAAPMAERIDEIVRLQKRIQNVQTEVDLDVADVKEINRRVSIGEAKARRAKKEMVEANLRLVISIAKKYTNRGLQFLDLIQEGNIGLMKAVDKFEYRRGYKFSTYATWWIRQAITRSIADQARTIRIPVHMIETINKLNRISRQMLQEMGREPTPEELGERMEMPEDKIRKVLKIAKEPISMETPIGDDEDSHLGDFIEDIQALSPVDSATAEGLRESTRLVLAGLTARESKVLRMRFGIEMNTDHTLEEVGKQFDVTRERIRQIEAKALRKLRHPSRSDHLRGFIDDQGNQG; encoded by the coding sequence ATGTCAGGCAATTCGCAGAAATCACGTTTAAAAGACCTCATCGCACGAGGCAAGGAACAAGGTTACCTGACTTACGCCGAGGTAAACGATCACCTCCCGGAAGACATCGCCGACCCGGATCAGGTCGAAGACATCATTCGCATGATCAACGACATGGGCATTCAGGTCACGGAAGAGACGCCGGACGCTGATACCCTGCTGATGACCGAGGGCGATTCCACCGCTGACGAAGCAGCCGCCGCCGAAGCAGCCGCCGCACTTGCCGCTGTCGAGACCGACGCAGGCCGCACCACCGATCCGGTCCGCATGTACATGCGGGAAATGGGTACCGTGGAGCTGCTGACCCGCGAAGGCGAAATCGTCATCGCCAAGCGTATCGAGGAAGGCATTCGCGATGTCATGGCCGCCGTTGCGCATTTCCCCGGAACCGCCGGCACCGTTATCCAGGCGTACGACCGGATTATCGAGAACGAAGGCCGCATCAGCGATATCGTTACCGGCTTCCTCGACCCGGACGACGCCGAGCCGTTCATGGGTGAGGAAACCCAGACTGAAAGCACCGAAGATTCCGATTCCTCATCCGACGACGATGACGATTCCAGCGATGAAGAAACCGATAACGGTCCGGATCCGGAAGAAACGCGCCTGCGTTTCGAGCTGCTGAAAGAAAAGCTGGCCGTCGCCGATAAGGCGCTCGCCAAGCACGGCCGTTCCGACAAGAAAACCCAGGAAGCCCTGAATGATCTGGGCCAGGTGTTTGCACCGTTCAAGCTCGCCAACAAGGCGTTCGATGAGCTGGTTAACGTCGTCCGCTCCACCAACGATCTGGTCCGTGAGAACGAACGCGCGATCATGCAGATCTGCGTTCGCGACTGCAAAATGCCGCGCAAGGACTTCATCAAATCGTTCCCGGGCAACGAAGTAAACCTGGACTGGGCCGACAAGATTGCCAAGAGCAAGAAGCCCTACGCCGCGCCGATGGCCGAGCGCATTGATGAAATCGTTCGTCTGCAGAAGCGCATCCAGAACGTGCAGACGGAAGTGGATCTGGACGTTGCCGACGTCAAGGAAATCAATCGTCGCGTCTCCATCGGTGAGGCGAAGGCCCGTCGCGCCAAGAAAGAAATGGTTGAGGCCAACCTGCGCCTGGTGATTTCCATCGCGAAAAAGTACACCAACCGCGGCCTGCAGTTCCTCGACCTGATCCAGGAAGGCAACATCGGCCTGATGAAAGCCGTGGATAAGTTCGAATACCGTCGTGGCTACAAGTTCTCCACCTACGCCACCTGGTGGATTCGGCAGGCCATCACCCGCTCCATCGCGGACCAGGCCCGGACGATCCGTATTCCGGTACACATGATCGAAACCATCAACAAGCTCAACCGCATCTCCCGCCAGATGCTGCAGGAAATGGGTCGCGAACCGACCCCGGAAGAGCTGGGTGAGCGCATGGAAATGCCGGAAGACAAGATTCGCAAGGTCCTGAAGATCGCCAAGGAGCCGATCTCCATGGAAACCCCGATCGGCGATGACGAAGACAGCCATCTGGGCGATTTCATCGAGGACATCCAGGCGCTCTCGCCGGTGGATTCCGCCACCGCCGAAGGTCTGCGCGAGTCCACTCGCCTGGTACTGGCCGGCCTGACTGCCCGCGAGTCCAAGGTACTGCGCATGCGCTTTGGTATCGAGATGAACACCGACCACACCCTGGAAGAAGTCGGCAAGCAGTTCGACGTCACCCGGGAGCGTATCCGCCAGATCGAAGCCAAGGCCCTGCGCAAGTTGCGCCACCCTTCCCGCTCCGATCACCTGCGTGGGTTCATTGACGACCAGGGCAACCAGGGTTAA
- the dnaG gene encoding DNA primase yields MSGLIPQRFVEDLLDRLDLAELIGSRITLKKAGANYKACCPFHDEKTPSFNVRPDKGFYHCFGCGAHGDAISFIREFEGLGFTEAVEELAKRAGLEVPYDKAAKQEIQQARTLTDALDFANRFYQSALGGQQGAYARDYLKQRGLDDAIVQQYQLGYAPAAGTALFDAAGTDLKGPLVETGTVSDKYGRPRDLFRNRVMFPIRNSRGKTIAFGGRTLGDDKAKYINSPESDVFHKSREIYGLFEAKQALRQLDKLLVVEGYMDVIALAQHGIHYAVATLGTATNQDSLTALLRQVRHIVFCFDGDQAGFRAADRAMDNALELMADGMHLQFLMLPQGEDPDTLVRKEGREAFQKRIDGATPLSRYLFDRQSEGLDLQLPEHRGELRARVEPLLNKMPKSTLRDAMWHEMLRLCGGRNQWQNRQQNQGGQWKGERRDRIAEERIDVRLSKDSILCLALLEAPDMAAEVTELARSSRQFDQARNFANWILDQDIRDRKTLVRCLALDGQARDRFFHLFDGIEHIPARESTLAAARELLSPNEETSRQQRLAALLRNFSNLTTEERKELRTLSSGTQD; encoded by the coding sequence ATGAGTGGACTGATCCCTCAACGTTTCGTTGAAGACCTGCTCGATCGTCTCGATCTGGCGGAATTGATCGGTTCACGCATCACCCTCAAGAAAGCCGGCGCAAACTACAAGGCCTGCTGCCCGTTTCATGATGAGAAGACACCGTCGTTCAACGTAAGACCGGACAAAGGCTTCTATCACTGCTTCGGTTGCGGCGCCCATGGCGATGCCATCAGCTTTATCCGGGAATTCGAGGGCCTGGGCTTCACTGAGGCGGTCGAGGAACTGGCCAAGCGGGCCGGCCTGGAAGTGCCCTACGACAAGGCGGCCAAACAGGAAATCCAGCAGGCCCGGACACTGACCGACGCCCTGGATTTTGCCAACCGCTTCTATCAGTCGGCACTGGGTGGCCAGCAAGGTGCCTATGCGCGGGATTACCTGAAGCAACGGGGCCTGGATGACGCCATTGTCCAGCAGTACCAGCTTGGCTATGCGCCAGCGGCCGGAACGGCACTGTTCGATGCCGCCGGCACGGACCTGAAGGGCCCCCTGGTTGAGACCGGCACGGTGTCGGATAAATACGGCCGGCCACGGGATCTGTTCCGCAACCGGGTCATGTTCCCGATCCGTAACAGCCGCGGTAAAACCATCGCGTTCGGTGGACGGACCCTGGGCGATGACAAGGCGAAGTACATCAACTCCCCGGAGTCCGATGTCTTCCACAAGAGCCGGGAAATCTACGGACTCTTCGAGGCAAAGCAGGCGCTGCGGCAACTGGACAAGCTGCTTGTGGTCGAAGGTTACATGGATGTGATTGCACTGGCCCAGCACGGCATTCATTACGCCGTGGCGACACTGGGCACGGCAACCAACCAGGACAGCCTGACCGCCCTGCTCAGGCAGGTGCGGCACATCGTGTTCTGCTTTGACGGCGACCAGGCCGGCTTCCGGGCAGCCGATCGCGCCATGGACAACGCACTCGAATTGATGGCGGACGGCATGCACCTGCAGTTCCTGATGCTGCCACAGGGCGAAGACCCGGACACACTGGTCCGCAAAGAAGGCCGGGAAGCGTTCCAGAAACGGATCGACGGCGCGACACCGCTCTCCAGGTACCTATTTGACCGGCAGAGCGAGGGCCTGGACCTCCAACTGCCGGAACACCGGGGCGAATTGCGGGCGCGGGTGGAACCGCTGCTGAACAAAATGCCCAAGAGCACCCTTCGGGATGCGATGTGGCACGAAATGCTGCGTCTGTGTGGCGGCCGCAATCAGTGGCAGAACCGCCAGCAGAACCAGGGTGGTCAATGGAAAGGCGAACGCCGGGACCGCATCGCCGAGGAACGCATCGACGTAAGGCTGAGTAAGGACAGTATCCTGTGCCTCGCGTTGCTCGAAGCACCGGACATGGCGGCTGAGGTAACCGAACTGGCAAGAAGTTCACGTCAGTTTGATCAGGCCCGCAACTTTGCAAACTGGATTTTGGACCAGGACATCCGTGACCGTAAAACCCTGGTGCGCTGCCTGGCCCTCGACGGCCAGGCGCGGGATCGCTTCTTCCATCTGTTTGACGGGATTGAGCACATTCCCGCACGGGAGAGCACGCTGGCAGCGGCACGGGAGTTACTGAGCCCGAACGAGGAAACATCACGCCAGCAGCGCCTCGCGGCCCTGTTGCGCAATTTTTCGAACCTCACAACCGAGGAACGGAAAGAATTAAGAACCCTGAGCAGTGGTACTCAGGACTAA
- the rpsU gene encoding 30S ribosomal protein S21, whose translation MPAVKVKENEPFDVALRRFKRSCEKAGVLSEVRRREHYEKPTAVRKRKAAAAVKRHLKKLQREQRKFERLY comes from the coding sequence ATGCCAGCTGTTAAAGTGAAAGAGAATGAACCGTTTGACGTAGCACTGCGTCGCTTCAAGCGTTCCTGCGAGAAAGCCGGTGTACTGTCTGAAGTACGTCGTCGCGAGCACTATGAGAAGCCGACCGCTGTTCGTAAGCGCAAAGCAGCCGCTGCCGTTAAGCGTCATCTCAAGAAGCTTCAGCGGGAACAGCGCAAGTTCGAGCGTCTGTACTAA